A single Bacillus sp. OxB-1 DNA region contains:
- a CDS encoding phage scaffolding protein — protein sequence MNKEQLIALGLSEEQADKVVAGFGQMIPKSRLDEKIDEVKDLKDQLKDRDGQLEELKKVDAKGLQAKIDELQDANETTKKDYEAKLKETQLSGAVKLALAGKVHDADLVASLIDSKTIELDADGNVTKGLDEQLKTLQESKSFLFVPEKETKSNIKGTKPAENPNSGEGSANIGADFAKMLNDRGTAPSNDNNPWG from the coding sequence TTGAACAAAGAACAATTAATCGCTCTTGGCCTGTCCGAAGAGCAAGCCGATAAAGTTGTGGCCGGTTTCGGTCAAATGATTCCTAAAAGTCGATTGGACGAAAAGATTGATGAAGTCAAAGACTTGAAGGACCAGCTCAAGGATCGGGACGGGCAACTGGAAGAATTAAAAAAGGTCGATGCCAAAGGGTTGCAGGCAAAGATTGACGAGCTTCAGGATGCCAATGAAACGACAAAGAAGGATTATGAAGCCAAGCTGAAGGAAACACAACTTTCCGGTGCAGTAAAACTCGCCTTGGCTGGTAAAGTTCATGATGCGGATCTTGTCGCTTCCCTCATTGACAGTAAGACAATCGAATTGGATGCGGACGGAAACGTCACCAAAGGACTTGATGAACAGCTGAAAACGCTGCAGGAATCGAAGTCCTTTTTGTTTGTGCCTGAAAAGGAAACGAAGTCCAACATCAAAGGTACGAAACCCGCTGAAAATCCAAACAGCGGCGAAGGCTCGGCGAACATCGGTGCTGACTTTGCGAAAATGCTAAACGACCGCGGAACTGCGCCAAGCAATGATAATAACCCATGGGGATAA
- a CDS encoding phage head morphogenesis protein, whose product MARSREYWRKRFEMLEDAQNRKAVSYYKDLEKAYIQTMGAIEADIAKWYSRFAKNNEITLDEAKRLLKSEELREFRWTVEEYIEYGKRNAINQQWMKQLENASSRVHISRLESLRLQLQQHVEKLYGGQIEGFERLMKEIYQDQYYHTAFEIQKAFEVGFTLQALNEDVLTKVISKPWTVDNTTFSAKIWRDRNLLINTLHTEMTQAFARGEGPQRLISVIQKKMNTSRSNAARLVQTEQAFFSAASQRDVFKELDVDRYEIVATLDSKTSDICQSMDGKVFKMSDYQPGVTANPFHPRCRTTTAPWFEDDYSQRIARGRDGKVYYIPSNIKYPEWKERFVA is encoded by the coding sequence ATGGCCAGGAGTAGGGAATACTGGCGCAAGCGCTTTGAAATGCTGGAAGATGCTCAGAATCGCAAGGCCGTTAGCTATTACAAAGACCTCGAAAAAGCATACATTCAAACTATGGGTGCAATTGAAGCGGATATCGCTAAGTGGTATAGCCGTTTTGCCAAAAACAATGAAATCACGCTGGATGAAGCTAAACGGCTACTGAAATCTGAGGAATTGAGAGAGTTTCGATGGACGGTCGAAGAATACATTGAGTATGGCAAAAGGAACGCAATCAATCAGCAATGGATGAAGCAACTTGAAAACGCCTCCTCCCGCGTCCACATTAGCCGTTTGGAGAGTTTGCGACTACAACTTCAACAGCATGTCGAAAAACTGTATGGTGGGCAAATAGAGGGTTTTGAGCGCTTGATGAAAGAGATTTATCAAGACCAGTATTATCATACGGCTTTTGAGATTCAGAAAGCATTTGAAGTCGGATTCACCTTACAAGCGCTGAATGAGGATGTGCTCACAAAGGTCATCAGCAAACCGTGGACTGTCGATAATACAACATTCAGCGCCAAGATATGGCGCGACAGAAATTTGCTCATCAATACATTGCACACCGAAATGACGCAGGCATTCGCTCGTGGCGAAGGTCCGCAACGGTTAATTTCTGTCATTCAAAAGAAAATGAATACCTCCCGATCTAACGCTGCTCGACTAGTTCAAACTGAGCAAGCGTTTTTTAGTGCTGCTTCACAAAGGGATGTCTTTAAAGAGTTGGATGTTGATAGGTATGAGATCGTTGCGACATTGGACAGTAAGACCTCTGATATTTGCCAATCGATGGACGGTAAAGTGTTCAAAATGAGTGATTATCAACCTGGTGTGACCGCGAATCCGTTTCATCCAAGATGTAGGACCACGACGGCCCCTTGGTTTGAAGATGATTATAGTCAACGTATTGCCCGGGGCCGCGACGGTAAGGTCTATTACATTCCTAGCAATATTAAATATCCGGAATGGAAAGAGAGGTTTGTTGCGTGA
- a CDS encoding phage portal protein, with translation MKAAYFPYQGAVTETDKLNQVIANGNQAKQFELNRLEKEIAKFIKSEKRNMMLTGERYYEGEHDILQRKRLVIGEGGRLQEAPNLPNNKRVDNQYASLVDQKVNYLLAKPLTIETENEAYEEALKLVLNKRFHRLLRNTGEASLNHGITYLHPYYDEHGELQFKRFPGYEILPFWLDADQTYLGSALRIYMVIDYDGDREIEVTKVDHYTTNGIKHYIYEHGRLKSGAVEQSSYLTIETESDEGIDVEFRNWQRLPLIPFKYNHKSIPLIQRVKNLQDAYNKVLSNFENHMDEDTHNTIIVLENYDGQNLGEFRRNLSQYGAVKVRSTEGSRGDVRTLEVTVNKDNYESILTLFKKAIIENGRGYDSKDDRMSNNPNQMNIQSMYLDIDLDANMIETEYQAAFEELLWFVNQDLANKGVGDFENENVNIIFNRDVLINETEVIEGLEKSGYLSDETRIAQHPYIKDVRLEMKRLEAEQRKQMDLMDNYDTHFNQLNGGGADGQE, from the coding sequence ATGAAGGCAGCTTATTTCCCGTACCAAGGCGCGGTCACGGAAACGGACAAACTGAATCAAGTGATTGCTAATGGAAACCAGGCAAAACAATTTGAATTAAATAGATTAGAGAAGGAAATTGCGAAATTTATCAAATCCGAAAAACGTAATATGATGCTTACTGGAGAAAGATATTATGAAGGCGAGCACGATATCCTTCAAAGAAAGCGACTGGTCATCGGCGAAGGTGGAAGATTGCAAGAAGCCCCAAACCTTCCGAACAATAAGCGTGTCGATAATCAATACGCTTCGCTTGTTGACCAAAAGGTGAACTATTTACTCGCAAAGCCATTGACAATCGAAACGGAAAACGAAGCATATGAGGAAGCGTTGAAGCTGGTGCTTAACAAGCGTTTCCATAGATTACTTAGAAATACCGGCGAAGCTTCTCTTAATCACGGAATCACTTATTTGCACCCTTATTATGATGAGCATGGAGAATTGCAATTTAAAAGGTTCCCAGGTTATGAGATTTTGCCTTTCTGGCTTGATGCTGATCAGACCTATTTAGGTTCTGCATTGCGTATATACATGGTTATTGATTATGACGGTGATCGTGAAATCGAAGTCACGAAAGTGGATCATTACACCACCAACGGCATTAAGCATTATATCTACGAGCACGGCCGTTTGAAATCAGGCGCAGTCGAACAATCTAGCTATCTCACGATTGAAACGGAATCTGATGAAGGCATAGACGTTGAGTTTAGAAACTGGCAGCGACTGCCGTTGATCCCGTTTAAATATAATCACAAATCGATTCCATTGATCCAGCGCGTGAAAAACTTGCAAGATGCGTACAATAAGGTTCTTTCAAACTTCGAGAATCATATGGATGAGGATACGCATAACACGATCATCGTTCTCGAAAACTATGACGGCCAGAACCTCGGGGAGTTTCGGCGCAACCTGTCTCAATATGGAGCGGTGAAAGTACGATCGACAGAGGGTTCCCGCGGTGATGTTCGGACGCTCGAAGTGACGGTCAATAAGGATAACTATGAGTCCATCCTGACGCTGTTTAAAAAGGCGATTATTGAAAATGGCCGTGGCTACGATTCCAAAGATGATCGCATGAGCAATAACCCGAACCAGATGAATATCCAGTCGATGTATTTGGATATCGACCTAGATGCCAACATGATTGAAACCGAGTATCAAGCGGCGTTTGAAGAATTGTTATGGTTCGTCAATCAAGACCTGGCGAATAAAGGAGTGGGTGACTTTGAGAACGAGAATGTGAACATCATTTTCAATCGTGATGTATTGATTAATGAGACTGAGGTGATTGAAGGTCTTGAAAAATCAGGGTACCTATCTGATGAAACTCGAATTGCTCAACATCCATATATCAAAGATGTTCGCCTTGAAATGAAACGACTTGAAGCTGAACAGCGCAAACAGATGGATCTCATGGACAACTACGACACCCACTTCAACCAATTGAATGGCGGTGGAGCGGATGGCCAGGAGTAG
- a CDS encoding PBSX family phage terminase large subunit, translated as MSKDIRLSMQKVIGKGYADYWNFKGRYRICKGSRASKKSKTTAIYYIKNLMKYPQANLLIIRKTYRTLKDSCFAELKWAIHQLQVDDEWAIKESPLEMTYKPTGQKIYFRGLDDPLKVTSITVDKGVLCWMWIEEAYEVLNEDDFNMLDESIRGAAPEGLFKQITLTLNPWNERHWIKRRFFDAENDPDILAKTTNYLCNEFLDDADKRVFDRMKRDNPRRYQVAGLGNWGIVDGLVFENWEERNFDIKKLLQERKRMKTFFGLDFGYTNDPTAFFAGAVDEEVKEIYVFDELYKHALTNRMIYEEVSQLGYAKERIRADSAEPKSIDDLYELGLKSIMKARKGKDSINNGIQTIQDYKIIIHPSCVNFLTEITNYTWDEDKFGKKLNRPIDDFNHLMDAMRYALEDLKGDLFSFD; from the coding sequence ATGAGTAAAGATATTCGCCTTTCAATGCAGAAGGTGATAGGTAAAGGATACGCTGATTACTGGAATTTCAAAGGTCGTTATCGAATTTGCAAAGGCTCACGTGCTTCCAAGAAATCAAAAACAACCGCAATTTATTATATAAAGAACCTCATGAAGTACCCACAAGCGAACTTATTAATCATTCGCAAGACATACCGAACATTAAAAGATTCATGTTTCGCTGAACTGAAGTGGGCGATCCATCAGTTGCAGGTCGATGATGAATGGGCAATAAAAGAATCGCCACTTGAAATGACTTACAAACCAACTGGCCAAAAGATTTACTTTCGTGGTCTTGATGATCCGTTGAAAGTTACATCAATTACGGTTGATAAGGGCGTACTATGTTGGATGTGGATCGAGGAAGCTTATGAGGTCCTGAATGAAGATGACTTTAATATGTTGGATGAATCTATCCGTGGTGCTGCACCTGAAGGTTTATTCAAACAAATCACTTTAACGCTCAACCCATGGAACGAACGCCATTGGATTAAGAGGCGTTTTTTTGATGCCGAAAATGACCCGGACATCTTAGCGAAGACAACGAATTACTTGTGCAATGAGTTCCTGGACGATGCCGACAAGCGAGTGTTTGATCGCATGAAGCGAGATAATCCAAGACGTTATCAGGTAGCTGGCCTAGGTAACTGGGGAATTGTTGACGGTTTAGTATTTGAAAACTGGGAAGAACGAAATTTCGATATTAAGAAATTGCTTCAAGAACGAAAGCGCATGAAAACCTTCTTCGGGCTCGACTTTGGTTATACAAATGACCCCACTGCATTTTTTGCAGGCGCAGTCGACGAGGAAGTTAAAGAAATTTATGTGTTTGACGAACTATACAAACACGCATTAACTAACCGAATGATTTACGAAGAAGTTTCTCAACTAGGTTATGCCAAAGAGCGTATACGGGCAGATAGTGCTGAACCCAAATCAATTGATGATTTGTATGAATTGGGCTTAAAAAGCATCATGAAAGCTCGTAAGGGTAAGGACAGCATAAACAATGGAATTCAAACAATCCAAGACTACAAAATCATCATCCATCCATCTTGCGTTAACTTTTTGACGGAGATTACTAACTACACATGGGATGAGGACAAGTTCGGCAAGAAATTGAACAGGCCGATAGACGACTTCAACCATTTGATGGATGCAATGCGCTACGCATTAGAAGATTTGAAAGGTGATCTATTCAGCTTCGACTAA
- a CDS encoding terminase small subunit produces the protein MPNWEEIQREWETTKITLTALAEKYNVKLGTLKSRKSRDKWSRGAPKKDATKTQKVATPTKRMQPKREQFEPVVESDDLTDKQRLFCIYYIKYFNATKAYQKAYECAYTTAMVEGHRTLRNPKISAEIDRMRTEKLNEKRLSADDILQKYIDIAFADITDFASFGRKEVPVIGMYGPVLDENDEQLMQEVNYVDFKESLEIDGTIITEVKQGKDGVSVKLADKMKALDMLAKFTDLLSDNDKKRLQEEKLKADIAKTEAEVGKITSGKSDTVRVIIEDDVHE, from the coding sequence GTGCCGAATTGGGAAGAGATTCAGAGAGAATGGGAAACAACAAAGATAACCCTTACTGCATTAGCAGAGAAGTATAACGTGAAGCTTGGAACATTGAAGAGCAGAAAGAGCCGTGATAAGTGGTCGAGGGGAGCACCTAAAAAGGATGCAACCAAAACACAAAAGGTTGCAACCCCTACGAAAAGGATGCAACCAAAAAGAGAACAATTTGAGCCTGTTGTTGAGTCGGATGATCTGACTGATAAGCAACGGCTTTTTTGTATTTACTACATTAAATACTTCAATGCGACCAAGGCTTACCAGAAAGCTTATGAGTGTGCATATACGACGGCAATGGTGGAAGGACATCGTACCCTAAGAAACCCTAAGATTTCTGCTGAAATTGACAGGATGCGAACCGAGAAATTAAACGAGAAAAGGCTAAGCGCTGATGACATTCTGCAGAAGTACATCGATATTGCTTTCGCTGACATCACAGACTTTGCGTCATTTGGCAGAAAAGAAGTTCCGGTTATCGGCATGTATGGCCCGGTGCTTGATGAGAACGATGAACAGCTCATGCAAGAAGTGAACTATGTTGACTTCAAAGAATCCTTAGAAATAGACGGCACTATCATCACCGAGGTCAAACAAGGTAAAGATGGAGTATCCGTTAAACTAGCAGACAAAATGAAAGCATTGGATATGCTGGCGAAGTTTACGGATCTTCTTTCCGACAACGACAAGAAGCGCCTGCAGGAAGAGAAGTTGAAAGCCGATATTGCTAAAACCGAAGCAGAGGTTGGCAAAATAACAAGCGGTAAATCAGACACGGTGCGTGTGATTATCGAGGATGATGTGCATGAGTAA
- a CDS encoding MFS transporter yields the protein MQQIKKHKFTAFVIGLGILLISVIPILVNLLATKAIFEGTSGEFNSWLGFWGSYFGGIVSGVLTLGGVYIGINHERKYSLYLRYISHKRQLDKFVAWVEDIGKLARYIEDTDIKFLESYKRYLDEGEDLINSISGLDINIYQEARNLIYEYGWLLLNFEQAKGTDEYNKKYAFKKIPENIKDINEIIQRINKKVETLERDFKYY from the coding sequence ATGCAACAAATAAAAAAACATAAATTCACAGCATTTGTTATTGGTTTAGGTATACTTTTGATTTCCGTTATCCCGATACTTGTTAATTTATTAGCAACTAAAGCTATTTTTGAAGGGACATCTGGCGAGTTTAATTCTTGGTTAGGATTTTGGGGATCGTATTTTGGTGGCATTGTTTCAGGAGTCTTGACATTGGGTGGAGTATATATTGGAATTAATCATGAAAGGAAATATTCCTTATATTTAAGATACATTTCTCACAAAAGACAATTGGATAAATTTGTTGCTTGGGTTGAAGATATAGGAAAACTGGCTCGATATATTGAAGATACTGATATCAAATTTTTAGAAAGCTATAAAAGATACCTTGACGAGGGTGAAGATTTAATCAACTCGATATCTGGATTGGATATAAATATTTATCAAGAGGCACGAAACTTAATATATGAGTATGGTTGGCTGCTTCTTAACTTCGAACAAGCAAAGGGGACGGACGAATATAATAAAAAGTACGCGTTCAAAAAGATACCTGAAAACATAAAAGATATAAACGAAATCATACAAAGAATAAATAAAAAAGTTGAAACTTTAGAGAGGGACTTCAAATATTACTAA
- a CDS encoding DUF3954 domain-containing protein produces MEKTAVVDLRKNGTYIVKDGKLLPIPSPPAGYGKQVINWQGGKPCNGTIEESVKF; encoded by the coding sequence GTGGAGAAAACAGCGGTGGTTGATTTGAGAAAAAACGGGACATACATCGTAAAAGACGGGAAGCTTTTACCGATACCAAGTCCTCCGGCGGGCTACGGGAAGCAAGTCATCAATTGGCAGGGTGGCAAACCTTGCAACGGAACTATCGAGGAATCGGTGAAATTTTAA
- a CDS encoding helix-turn-helix domain-containing protein, translated as MSNRKIISIANKVTFLRKYDGLSIRELSAELRFRMDHIADLETGAVQADLEDVIRYCDFFGVDYEAFLFDGFGEFKRAYIADNEKMMKAIGYSV; from the coding sequence ATGAGCAATCGTAAAATTATTTCAATCGCGAACAAAGTGACATTCCTTCGGAAATACGACGGTCTGAGCATCCGGGAGTTATCAGCCGAGTTAAGATTCCGCATGGATCATATAGCCGACCTGGAAACGGGTGCTGTTCAGGCGGATTTAGAAGATGTCATTCGGTATTGTGATTTCTTTGGAGTCGATTATGAGGCGTTTCTGTTTGATGGGTTTGGGGAGTTCAAGCGGGCTTATATTGCGGACAATGAAAAGATGATGAAGGCGATTGGGTATAGCGTTTGA
- a CDS encoding IDEAL domain-containing protein, with product MSEEIVRRMMRDAFFAAMHAQHIEVYRAFGYQKVSYFDLEYNPKIQTRITDMDMLQLRIDMALDAGDEEQFLLLTDQLKEVES from the coding sequence ATGAGTGAGGAGATTGTTCGAAGAATGATGAGAGACGCTTTTTTCGCGGCGATGCACGCTCAGCATATAGAGGTTTACCGGGCATTCGGTTATCAAAAAGTTTCCTACTTCGATTTGGAATATAATCCGAAAATCCAAACGCGGATCACTGACATGGACATGCTCCAACTTCGAATCGACATGGCTCTGGACGCAGGAGATGAAGAGCAATTCTTGCTGTTAACGGATCAACTGAAAGAGGTGGAATCATGA
- a CDS encoding sigma-70 family RNA polymerase sigma factor, protein MYSTKEIVRLYHEEKMSGPQIAKMLGCSTSLVYYRLNSDPRPMRTREEAGWLQTIKSFYGFIPSRFKD, encoded by the coding sequence ATGTATTCGACTAAGGAAATTGTCCGGCTGTACCATGAAGAAAAAATGTCTGGGCCGCAAATCGCTAAAATGTTAGGTTGCTCGACTAGCCTTGTCTATTACAGGCTTAACAGTGATCCACGCCCGATGCGCACTCGCGAAGAGGCAGGTTGGCTACAGACCATCAAATCGTTTTACGGTTTCATTCCAAGTAGATTCAAAGACTGA
- a CDS encoding Holliday junction resolvase RecU, giving the protein MRKAYSRSHANRGSGLERMIDMTNQQYRNKGVADVRKVPPPVKIMGQQGNQVTGYTQKGEWVDYVGIHNGRTIIFDAKETRETTRFPLSNVSRHQYSLLESWHQKGARAFLLVYFTKRHEVYVLSFERLQEAWKGYVGDGRKSIPYTEFHLHCDQVESEKGYVLHYLKHVGVTK; this is encoded by the coding sequence ATGAGAAAAGCCTATAGTCGGTCCCACGCTAACCGAGGCTCCGGCCTGGAACGGATGATTGACATGACGAATCAGCAATATCGCAATAAGGGCGTTGCAGATGTGCGCAAGGTGCCGCCGCCGGTGAAAATCATGGGGCAGCAGGGCAACCAAGTCACGGGTTACACCCAAAAAGGTGAGTGGGTCGATTACGTTGGCATCCATAACGGCCGGACCATCATCTTCGACGCCAAGGAGACCAGGGAGACAACCCGTTTCCCGCTCTCCAACGTATCGAGACACCAGTATAGCTTGCTAGAATCGTGGCACCAGAAAGGCGCACGCGCGTTCCTGCTTGTGTATTTTACGAAAAGGCATGAAGTATACGTCCTGTCGTTTGAGCGGCTGCAGGAGGCTTGGAAGGGCTATGTCGGGGATGGTAGAAAATCCATCCCATACACTGAGTTTCATTTGCATTGCGATCAGGTGGAGAGCGAGAAGGGGTATGTGCTGCATTACTTAAAACATGTGGGGGTGACGAAATAA
- a CDS encoding DUF6011 domain-containing protein: MGVCKRCNRKLKTQKSIDVGFGPVCKKKHDEAEAEFLKLQVTIDEEMAYQERISV; the protein is encoded by the coding sequence ATGGGAGTTTGTAAACGATGCAACAGAAAGTTGAAAACACAAAAGAGCATTGATGTTGGGTTCGGGCCGGTCTGTAAGAAAAAGCACGATGAGGCGGAAGCGGAGTTTCTAAAATTACAGGTCACGATTGATGAAGAGATGGCGTACCAGGAGCGGATCAGTGTATGA
- a CDS encoding dUTP diphosphatase, translating to MELSKLFETQRRLDERIVKEKGLEGHGLLPMKILALQVELGELANEWRGFKFWSEDRNPRTEVTYDICGTCGGTGTPFGIPEETDIDCWKCGGEGELTRNPLLEEYVDCLHFILSIGFTIGSTKPRVTFPKAGGRSKEFTAVRFNECLRFANLLLDDDYYDLLFQYFMDLGYMLGFTWAQVESAYFTKNKINHARQESGY from the coding sequence ATGGAATTAAGCAAACTGTTTGAGACGCAAAGGCGACTGGATGAACGGATCGTGAAGGAAAAAGGACTCGAAGGGCATGGCCTGCTGCCGATGAAGATTCTCGCCTTGCAAGTAGAGCTAGGCGAACTAGCGAATGAATGGCGTGGTTTTAAGTTTTGGAGTGAGGATCGTAATCCGAGGACAGAAGTGACGTACGATATATGCGGAACATGCGGAGGCACTGGAACGCCATTCGGAATACCAGAAGAAACGGACATCGACTGTTGGAAATGTGGTGGTGAAGGTGAATTGACAAGAAATCCACTCCTCGAAGAATACGTGGACTGTCTGCATTTTATTTTGTCGATTGGGTTTACGATAGGATCCACAAAACCGAGAGTTACATTCCCGAAAGCGGGAGGAAGAAGTAAGGAGTTTACGGCTGTTCGATTTAACGAGTGTTTGAGATTCGCAAATTTACTACTCGACGATGATTACTATGATTTATTGTTTCAGTATTTCATGGACTTGGGCTATATGCTCGGTTTCACGTGGGCCCAAGTAGAGTCTGCCTACTTCACAAAAAACAAAATCAACCACGCACGGCAAGAATCGGGCTACTAA
- the ssb gene encoding single-stranded DNA-binding protein, whose protein sequence is MINRIIITGRLTKAPDMKYTQSGIPVTRFTVAVNRAFKSQDGEQQADFINCVAWRKQAENVANFLNKGSLVGVDGRISTGSYEGQDGKRVFTVEVVAESVQFLEPKSNRSESPNSSQSGQYQQPNAPAGNYGQQTYTPPGNDPFSGGGPVEVVDDDLPF, encoded by the coding sequence GTGATTAATCGAATCATTATTACCGGGAGGCTTACCAAAGCACCGGACATGAAATATACCCAATCAGGGATTCCCGTCACGCGCTTTACTGTCGCGGTCAATCGGGCTTTCAAATCCCAGGACGGAGAGCAACAAGCTGATTTCATCAATTGCGTGGCGTGGCGGAAGCAGGCCGAGAACGTCGCGAACTTTTTAAACAAAGGTTCGCTGGTCGGTGTAGATGGCCGTATCAGTACCGGTAGCTACGAGGGACAGGATGGCAAGCGGGTATTCACAGTGGAAGTGGTCGCAGAATCGGTACAGTTTTTGGAACCGAAGTCCAACCGCTCGGAATCGCCGAATAGTTCGCAGTCCGGCCAATATCAGCAGCCAAATGCACCGGCCGGAAACTATGGACAGCAGACTTATACTCCACCGGGGAACGATCCGTTTTCGGGCGGAGGGCCAGTAGAAGTCGTGGATGATGATTTGCCATTTTGA
- a CDS encoding DUF5320 domain-containing protein, giving the protein MPEWIKGPGFYVIQPTGPVDKEILKAEMDALEIKLREAEARIAARKVESA; this is encoded by the coding sequence ATGCCTGAATGGATAAAGGGCCCGGGGTTTTACGTGATACAGCCGACCGGCCCGGTGGACAAGGAAATCTTAAAAGCGGAAATGGATGCATTGGAAATTAAATTGCGGGAAGCAGAAGCTAGGATTGCTGCAAGAAAGGTGGAGTCGGCATGA
- a CDS encoding DUF1642 domain-containing protein, protein MTEKVKLPKQVAEVIEKLRNAEYSDYGIVKYTEVGGPIHIKQGAEIQRTLCDWIYKNNGRNADLLLDALRTGYEVEEKFKAGDWVVVEDCPCERIVGKVQRIKDISKYSTCTRFEYEDWWSDEHKTKLRHATPEEIKAEQERRVWAKIGREPGEFREGDIGILLGRESSYSLWKNLKNLYEEGELKGFHPAESFIEFGGAVDA, encoded by the coding sequence ATGACTGAAAAAGTGAAGTTGCCAAAACAAGTGGCAGAAGTGATTGAAAAACTTAGGAATGCTGAATATAGCGATTATGGAATCGTTAAATATACGGAAGTAGGCGGTCCGATTCACATCAAACAAGGTGCGGAAATACAACGTACCTTGTGCGATTGGATTTACAAGAACAACGGCAGAAACGCTGATTTGCTATTAGATGCTTTGCGTACAGGCTACGAAGTCGAGGAAAAGTTCAAGGCTGGGGATTGGGTTGTAGTTGAAGATTGTCCGTGTGAACGCATCGTTGGCAAGGTCCAAAGGATAAAGGACATATCAAAATATTCGACTTGTACTCGTTTTGAATATGAAGACTGGTGGTCGGATGAACACAAAACGAAGTTACGCCACGCCACTCCCGAAGAAATCAAAGCCGAACAGGAACGGAGAGTGTGGGCGAAGATCGGCAGGGAGCCGGGGGAGTTTCGAGAGGGAGATATCGGCATTCTCCTAGGTAGGGAATCATCCTACTCCTTGTGGAAAAACCTTAAAAACTTGTACGAAGAAGGAGAACTGAAAGGTTTCCACCCCGCCGAATCCTTCATCGAGTTTGGAGGTGCAGTTGATGCCTGA
- a CDS encoding ATP-binding protein — translation MKGIQDILENLPKPVVLSSYDCEGCGEKVSVTEMAIAGGPEKGKLERFFLGCKCEDQLIAEMVVANERKAKMNRAKDVFDQNSLVNQSLLKATFVNYIAPSPELEKAKNEVLGFVSSFDAVEGKNLLLTGSYGTGKSHLSFSAAKALIELGYSALFLSVPKLLTKIKDTYNSKAQFSENDLLDYIANVDMLVLDDLGAEYTNLRNDGDNWTWTKLFEVIDSRSGRSTIYTTNLSAAELEAKVNPRNFSRMMENTEVVKMNGRDYRKKDF, via the coding sequence GTGAAGGGAATCCAAGATATTTTAGAAAACCTGCCAAAGCCAGTCGTCTTAAGCAGTTACGACTGTGAAGGGTGCGGTGAGAAAGTGAGTGTGACCGAAATGGCGATTGCCGGTGGTCCCGAAAAAGGAAAGCTGGAACGGTTTTTCCTTGGGTGCAAATGCGAGGACCAGTTAATTGCTGAAATGGTCGTAGCGAATGAGCGGAAAGCGAAGATGAACCGGGCAAAAGACGTTTTCGACCAGAACTCGCTCGTTAATCAATCCTTGCTGAAAGCGACTTTCGTGAACTACATCGCCCCGTCGCCAGAGTTGGAAAAGGCGAAAAATGAGGTTCTTGGTTTCGTGAGTAGCTTCGATGCGGTAGAAGGGAAGAATCTCTTGCTGACAGGTTCCTACGGAACAGGGAAAAGTCATTTGTCTTTCTCGGCGGCCAAAGCACTCATAGAGCTCGGATATTCAGCGCTCTTTTTATCGGTCCCTAAGTTGCTAACCAAGATCAAGGATACGTACAACAGCAAAGCGCAGTTTTCGGAAAATGACCTGCTGGATTACATCGCAAACGTGGACATGCTCGTTTTGGACGATCTGGGAGCTGAGTATACCAATCTTCGCAATGACGGAGACAACTGGACTTGGACCAAGCTTTTTGAGGTGATTGATAGCCGGTCGGGGCGTAGCACAATCTATACCACCAACCTTTCCGCTGCCGAATTGGAAGCGAAGGTCAATCCGCGGAACTTTTCCCGGATGATGGAGAATACGGAAGTTGTGAAAATGAACGGCCGGGATTACCGGAAAAAAGATTTTTAG